From a region of the Leptospira kmetyi serovar Malaysia str. Bejo-Iso9 genome:
- a CDS encoding TRAP transporter large permease subunit, translating to MAKKIVSWAVLLFLFVPLIQSFGQLVQARMLELGESIWPRYAEIRIHCIASEINSLQKVEVSASDSALLEELDLGTDSPSKSKTTPKKEEATNTAASSVLPPMELSLGQKLYCGTERKLSSITIFAIDYIPMTMVVLLLVAGIVSTTRRYHIALKNPENKKEELASELSQIFANGILIFSAASMLPFSKGVDAQIQILWIVGLLFLSALNLYNIRNSEFTHIPKDQEKSRISEILLAIPLYCWMATVCGIYFTLIEYHPAGLAIYLQKLTAHATLYIQIGLYVWTGILLRDTSLGRRFFDLLKPWKLPAELLAVIVVIAAALPTAYSGASGIVVLALGATIFVELRRAGATQERALAATAMSGSLGVVLPPCLLVVIVASLNLDVTTDELFYWGWRVFAVSTTLFLVVSWFLRKDSWKIQPEQDALKTTWSVFKPFSLYILIAVVIVGFLVFGLNTHFDEHTAPYMLPIAMLALIYWDHKQSQKEHHPASGARDVVKISRTSYDTGSHLGALLMLMGLSACMGGVFERSNIINLFPTQLGSPLSAMIILTIALVIIGMLMDPYGAVILVSVTLYPIAKANGIHPLNFWMTALVSFELGYLTPPVALNHLLTKHVVREYLEKEPEVHHASFFARYERVIVPIIVLFLTLIVTAFGPILVQGWGSR from the coding sequence ATGGCTAAGAAAATCGTATCCTGGGCAGTACTGCTCTTTCTTTTTGTTCCCTTAATTCAAAGTTTCGGTCAGTTGGTCCAGGCTCGTATGCTCGAGCTTGGAGAATCCATCTGGCCGCGTTATGCGGAGATTCGGATTCATTGTATCGCATCCGAAATCAATTCCTTGCAGAAGGTCGAAGTAAGCGCGTCCGATTCCGCTCTTTTGGAAGAATTGGATCTGGGAACGGATTCTCCTTCCAAATCCAAAACGACTCCGAAAAAGGAAGAGGCGACCAATACGGCCGCTTCCTCCGTTCTTCCTCCGATGGAACTCAGCCTCGGACAAAAGTTGTATTGTGGAACGGAACGAAAACTTTCCTCGATCACGATCTTCGCCATCGATTATATTCCGATGACGATGGTCGTTTTGCTTCTCGTCGCGGGAATCGTTTCCACAACGAGACGATATCATATCGCCCTAAAAAATCCGGAAAACAAAAAAGAGGAATTGGCCTCGGAGTTGAGTCAGATTTTTGCGAACGGAATCCTGATTTTTTCGGCGGCTTCTATGCTTCCGTTCAGCAAGGGTGTGGACGCGCAGATTCAGATTCTTTGGATCGTGGGACTTCTCTTTTTGAGCGCTTTGAATCTTTATAATATTCGAAATTCAGAATTTACTCATATTCCGAAGGATCAGGAAAAAAGCAGAATTTCCGAAATTCTTCTGGCGATTCCTTTGTATTGTTGGATGGCGACCGTCTGCGGAATTTATTTCACGCTGATCGAATATCATCCGGCCGGACTTGCGATCTATCTTCAAAAGTTGACCGCGCACGCTACGCTTTATATCCAGATCGGTTTGTATGTTTGGACGGGGATTCTCCTCAGAGACACTTCTTTGGGAAGAAGATTCTTTGATCTTTTAAAACCTTGGAAACTTCCCGCCGAACTTTTGGCCGTGATCGTGGTGATCGCCGCGGCTCTTCCCACCGCTTACAGCGGAGCGTCCGGAATCGTGGTTCTTGCGCTCGGAGCGACGATCTTTGTGGAACTCAGAAGAGCGGGGGCCACTCAGGAAAGAGCGTTAGCCGCAACCGCGATGAGCGGAAGTTTGGGAGTCGTTTTGCCTCCTTGTCTTTTGGTGGTGATCGTCGCATCTTTGAACCTCGACGTGACCACGGACGAACTTTTTTACTGGGGTTGGAGGGTTTTTGCGGTTTCGACGACTCTGTTCTTGGTTGTGAGTTGGTTTTTGAGAAAGGATTCTTGGAAGATTCAACCCGAACAAGACGCGCTGAAAACGACTTGGTCCGTGTTTAAACCGTTCAGTTTGTACATTCTGATCGCGGTGGTGATCGTCGGTTTTCTCGTTTTCGGTTTAAATACTCATTTCGACGAACATACGGCTCCGTATATGCTGCCGATCGCGATGCTCGCTCTGATCTACTGGGATCACAAACAAAGTCAGAAGGAACATCATCCTGCTTCGGGCGCAAGGGACGTCGTTAAAATTTCCAGAACCTCGTATGATACGGGTTCTCACTTGGGCGCGCTTTTGATGCTCATGGGACTTTCCGCTTGTATGGGAGGAGTATTCGAACGTTCGAATATTATAAATCTATTTCCTACTCAGCTCGGTTCTCCCTTATCCGCGATGATCATTTTGACGATCGCGCTCGTGATTATCGGAATGCTTATGGATCCGTACGGGGCCGTGATTTTGGTTTCGGTGACGTTGTATCCGATCGCAAAGGCGAACGGAATTCATCCGTTGAATTTTTGGATGACCGCCCTCGTTTCTTTCGAGTTGGGTTATCTGACTCCGCCGGTCGCGCTCAATCATCTTTTGACGAAACACGTCGTGCGGGAATATCTGGAAAAAGAACCCGAAGTGCATCACGCGAGTTTTTTTGCGAGATACGAAAGAGTGATCGTTCCGATTATCGTTCTCTTTTTGACTTTGATCGTGACCGCGTTCGGTCCGATCCTGGTCCAAGGTTGGGGTTCTCGGTAA
- a CDS encoding putative solute-binding protein: MKGIRFQILTVLALTLSSSLFAADPINKTICVFDPSGTHGDIFKSALRYQAQALNWGIRLEPKAYTDEVVANSDFKAGKCNLALLTSLRVRSYVPQSGSLEAIGALPSYDLLRRTIDVLANPKARQLNVAGEYETMAMFPGGAVYLLLRDKNLRSIKDLAGKKIATLTYDQAATTMVDVVGSSMVPAEIATFAGIFNNGRADACYSPAVGFKPLELMKGVVPNGGIVKFPIGQLTFQIVGKTSDFPADYGNQSRQWAATQFDTMLELTRKAEKEVPAKYWLEVPKDEVKGYFEKFREVRIKLRDKGVYHASILKLMKGVRCKADAAAEECSDSLE, encoded by the coding sequence ATGAAAGGAATCCGTTTCCAAATTCTAACCGTACTGGCGTTGACTTTGTCGTCTTCGCTTTTCGCGGCAGATCCAATCAACAAAACGATCTGCGTTTTCGATCCATCCGGAACACACGGAGATATTTTTAAGTCTGCTCTTCGTTATCAGGCTCAGGCCCTCAATTGGGGAATCCGTCTCGAGCCGAAGGCTTATACGGACGAGGTCGTCGCAAACTCCGACTTTAAAGCGGGTAAGTGCAATCTTGCGCTTCTTACGAGCTTGAGAGTTCGCAGTTACGTTCCTCAATCCGGTTCTCTCGAAGCGATCGGAGCTCTTCCTTCGTATGATCTTTTGAGAAGAACGATCGACGTTCTCGCAAATCCGAAAGCGCGTCAGTTGAACGTCGCCGGAGAATACGAAACGATGGCGATGTTTCCCGGCGGTGCGGTGTATCTTCTTTTGAGAGATAAAAATCTTCGTTCGATCAAGGATCTGGCGGGTAAAAAGATCGCGACTTTGACCTACGACCAAGCCGCGACTACGATGGTGGACGTCGTCGGTTCTTCCATGGTTCCGGCGGAGATCGCGACCTTTGCGGGAATCTTCAACAACGGACGCGCGGACGCATGTTATTCTCCTGCGGTCGGTTTTAAACCTCTCGAATTGATGAAGGGTGTTGTGCCTAACGGTGGAATCGTAAAGTTTCCGATCGGACAACTTACGTTTCAAATCGTGGGTAAAACCTCCGATTTTCCCGCGGACTACGGAAATCAATCCAGACAATGGGCCGCAACTCAGTTCGACACGATGCTTGAGTTGACCCGCAAGGCAGAAAAGGAAGTTCCCGCTAAGTATTGGCTCGAAGTCCCCAAAGACGAGGTCAAAGGTTATTTCGAAAAGTTCAGAGAAGTTCGCATTAAACTCAGAGATAAGGGAGTGTATCACGCATCCATCCTGAAACTGATGAAAGGGGTTCGTTGTAAAGCGGACGCCGCCGCGGAAGAATGTTCGGACTCCTTAGAATAA
- a CDS encoding BTAD domain-containing putative transcriptional regulator: MNITLYQISCYLVATILAYRTLHHLFLYYKNRKQVYLLHFAFLQVSYGFYLLFFTKTINAASAQDALLWERLENAFIPIFGMTMILFVNSYRRIFSKDFVYLYILLNVLLSAVILVDPNSYHIGLAHERKFPALGIVIYETDQPLLVQYFYLSGILMIIWTLFKVITQFVRNLFRNLFLLIGLVIFCTNVLLDILVAMDVVPFPYTSHFSFLILMFSVDSFLTLNKSGREIREELKHALTSPEEFDLSSDKLGSGNEGTRSKQEEIHVAYSKISPTGSEKDQIFIRALGGLELERGGTRIPQTEISSKKKMLKLVKILLIRFEKGIHREELLELLWPGMTDKNALNSLHALCFRLRRIIGNPEALVFSEDRLFFRQDLVQTDFQLFEKHYEGGAKALRKGDMELAIQEFRFARAFYRGDFFEFDLYFPESEIRREYIRKSLIEIFRFLCEKDSERREMEGLLEDSASWIRLDDLDERAWRFHFEALLQLDRKNEALRKYEEFRKSLKKELGVDPEPETLGLIERIRSGAVTRA; this comes from the coding sequence ATGAATATAACGCTCTATCAGATCTCCTGCTACTTGGTCGCGACTATACTGGCTTATAGAACGCTTCATCACTTATTTCTATATTATAAGAATAGAAAGCAGGTGTATCTCCTACATTTCGCCTTTTTACAGGTTTCTTACGGGTTTTACTTACTGTTTTTTACGAAAACGATCAATGCGGCCAGCGCACAAGACGCACTTCTTTGGGAGCGATTGGAAAACGCATTCATTCCGATTTTCGGAATGACTATGATTCTATTCGTAAACAGCTATCGAAGAATCTTCAGTAAGGATTTTGTTTATCTCTACATTCTTTTGAATGTGTTATTGTCCGCCGTGATTTTGGTGGATCCGAATTCGTATCATATCGGATTGGCGCACGAACGGAAATTTCCCGCGCTCGGAATCGTGATCTACGAAACCGATCAGCCCTTGCTCGTTCAGTATTTTTATTTGTCCGGAATTCTGATGATCATCTGGACCTTGTTCAAGGTAATCACTCAGTTCGTTCGGAATCTTTTTCGAAATTTATTTCTTCTCATTGGTTTGGTCATCTTCTGCACGAACGTTCTTTTGGACATTCTCGTCGCGATGGACGTCGTTCCGTTTCCGTACACTTCTCATTTTAGTTTTTTGATTCTTATGTTTTCCGTGGATTCATTCCTAACCTTAAACAAATCGGGACGGGAAATCAGGGAAGAATTGAAGCACGCTTTGACTTCTCCCGAAGAATTCGATCTTTCTTCGGACAAACTGGGAAGCGGGAACGAGGGAACGAGAAGCAAACAAGAGGAGATTCACGTCGCGTATTCTAAGATTTCTCCAACGGGTTCCGAAAAGGATCAGATTTTTATCCGTGCCCTCGGCGGTTTGGAATTGGAACGGGGAGGAACTCGGATTCCTCAAACCGAAATTTCCAGCAAAAAGAAAATGCTCAAACTCGTAAAAATTCTTCTCATCCGTTTTGAAAAGGGAATCCATCGAGAGGAATTGCTCGAACTTCTTTGGCCCGGAATGACGGATAAGAATGCGCTCAACAGTTTGCACGCGCTTTGTTTTCGTTTGCGGAGAATCATCGGAAATCCGGAGGCGCTTGTGTTCTCGGAAGATCGTTTGTTTTTCAGACAGGATCTCGTGCAAACCGACTTTCAACTTTTTGAAAAACACTATGAGGGCGGGGCCAAGGCACTTCGCAAAGGCGATATGGAACTTGCGATTCAGGAATTCCGTTTTGCGCGCGCCTTTTATCGCGGAGATTTTTTCGAATTCGATCTTTATTTTCCGGAATCCGAAATCAGAAGAGAATACATACGCAAAAGTCTGATCGAAATCTTTCGATTCTTATGCGAGAAGGATTCCGAGCGCAGAGAAATGGAAGGTCTTTTGGAAGATTCCGCAAGTTGGATTCGTTTGGACGATTTGGATGAACGCGCTTGGAGATTTCATTTCGAGGCTCTTCTTCAATTGGATCGCAAAAACGAGGCTCTTCGCAAATACGAAGAATTCCGAAAATCTCTGAAGAAAGAACTCGGCGTGGACCCCGAACCGGAAACTCTCGGACTCATCGAAAGAATTCGTTCCGGCGCCGTAACCCGAGCCTGA
- a CDS encoding Ig-like domain-containing protein has protein sequence MLIQRIQFIGIALFLCWFVVDCSDKKKDSGFDLMALFDLGSPSGGEVANTSVIPPYNNLDNNIATLPVNFGNAGPQAYLFINSTENVNRYKDLEIQFSKPMNRALTQASITLTGASGPLAGPGIGVEFYWASEQRLILNPYRELKPGEKYTLNISQDALTISNKPLIPYTQEFKTTLNYSLNNNIVQGALNKALNGTDDVTLDMSANITVNSAFQTPVAGENYIDSIYLKKSGSGSSVKICPSALPGSTCSMNPISINLSTSALAPTIGGNTYYYEIQTKFGPVYKKYFSFNYGNLNNPNNLLANISNGVMDEAQMLPFLGKVIQKFTTGAFKVQDVNGTPRTFQEFLIGLPDHSKKKFYDNGQWNIGEACIRPGQSGSPGTNKIDDFKNQQFISVLGAKPGAEGRGYCWVPSSTYPTYPTSVVEPKGAEDQGEWAFDKWPKAAAPFSRYNAPLEDSLGAASMTMDVYVTDMRLPSFVKNASGTQLGNIGADLRVNPGTANTAPGLGLDLSSRYVEVDLFIVSRYEDWYTIFISPGTLMYFKTTARLNWDPNVDQGLNGGNNQLPNIYLTTPSLRMARARNLLSVDGTGTVSMSVRSPFAVNNTVFPTNPSNADIDSVTNNFFVLPWSNPTFLPMGIYSGAEDTKDFMYTAPMEYIASNEGGVDNILVPLIGRGTVQNLAGGTVPYVKGIITQYMLKDIVQRIAPNVLNSVVGALRDDGVTIQLPSYLPDPLRNFPLTVKMKLRTDSVIKHDGVNKGLVSNLDLSFSSNYVDPQGRGLRNQTAKTGMVITRNPATPFPSTYQFTQSNANPGFLLSLHSDTISQAAFHLWQRRGLDITMNKSFIETINSYSGGNPLFQLTTTLLKASPIITILAPGREKLQGLNGLNALAPAAKPYDDIEMVMEPVLAPSVKFKPMTGPGIPKLRLYFTEMQLKIVAKKPASCSGLTGAELTDCGTDTRPNGYTYTLGAVRISLAADAEFKFITFSNPNNDPNLQNLNALQVVLSTTNLDYTVEVLEGIANNPFGLDPDGINSVIEPLVTSLVVPLVNSILKEVPLPPQINFPKLRHPTNNTACAINARSNVIQFFTLATENTSDPYMLGGMRFIGGAASDPSSLIVCP, from the coding sequence ATGCTAATTCAAAGAATTCAATTCATCGGAATCGCATTGTTTCTATGTTGGTTTGTCGTCGATTGTTCGGATAAAAAGAAAGATTCCGGCTTCGACTTGATGGCGCTTTTCGATTTGGGAAGTCCGTCGGGAGGCGAGGTAGCGAACACATCCGTGATTCCTCCTTACAATAACTTGGACAACAATATCGCCACACTTCCCGTCAATTTCGGAAACGCGGGACCGCAAGCGTATCTGTTTATCAATTCCACCGAAAACGTAAACCGTTATAAGGACCTGGAAATCCAATTTTCAAAACCGATGAACCGCGCTCTTACTCAAGCGAGCATAACGTTGACGGGAGCATCGGGACCTCTTGCCGGTCCCGGAATCGGAGTGGAATTTTACTGGGCCAGCGAACAAAGGTTGATTCTCAATCCGTATCGGGAATTGAAACCCGGAGAAAAATACACGCTCAATATCAGCCAAGACGCGCTTACGATTTCCAACAAACCTCTCATTCCTTATACGCAGGAATTTAAAACGACATTGAACTATTCCCTAAACAACAACATCGTTCAAGGCGCTTTGAATAAAGCCTTGAACGGAACGGACGACGTTACACTCGATATGTCCGCCAACATCACGGTCAACTCCGCGTTTCAAACTCCGGTTGCAGGGGAGAATTATATAGATTCCATTTATCTCAAGAAAAGCGGAAGCGGATCCTCGGTGAAAATTTGTCCGAGCGCGCTTCCCGGTTCCACATGTTCAATGAATCCGATCAGCATCAATCTTTCGACCTCCGCTTTGGCGCCTACGATCGGAGGGAATACGTATTACTATGAGATTCAGACGAAGTTCGGTCCCGTTTATAAAAAATACTTCAGCTTCAATTACGGAAATCTAAACAACCCGAACAATCTTCTCGCAAACATATCGAACGGCGTGATGGACGAGGCGCAGATGTTGCCTTTTTTGGGAAAGGTCATTCAGAAGTTTACGACCGGAGCGTTTAAGGTTCAGGACGTCAACGGAACTCCTAGAACGTTTCAGGAATTTTTAATCGGACTTCCCGATCATTCCAAAAAGAAATTCTATGATAACGGTCAATGGAACATCGGAGAAGCTTGTATTCGACCCGGACAATCCGGATCACCCGGAACGAATAAGATCGACGATTTTAAAAATCAGCAATTTATTTCCGTGCTCGGAGCGAAACCCGGAGCCGAAGGAAGAGGATATTGTTGGGTTCCGTCTTCCACATATCCGACCTATCCAACATCCGTTGTCGAACCCAAAGGCGCCGAGGATCAGGGAGAATGGGCCTTTGATAAATGGCCGAAAGCCGCCGCGCCATTCAGTCGTTATAACGCCCCGCTCGAAGATTCGCTCGGTGCGGCGAGTATGACGATGGACGTTTATGTGACCGACATGAGACTTCCTTCTTTTGTAAAGAATGCTTCGGGAACTCAGCTCGGAAACATAGGCGCGGATCTTCGAGTCAATCCGGGAACCGCGAACACCGCGCCCGGACTCGGACTCGATTTGAGTTCGCGTTATGTGGAAGTGGATCTGTTTATCGTATCAAGATACGAGGATTGGTATACGATCTTTATCTCTCCGGGTACTTTGATGTATTTCAAAACCACGGCGCGTTTGAATTGGGATCCGAACGTGGACCAGGGTTTGAACGGAGGAAACAATCAACTTCCGAACATCTATCTGACAACTCCTTCCTTGAGAATGGCGAGAGCGAGAAACCTATTGTCCGTCGACGGAACCGGAACCGTATCCATGTCCGTACGTTCTCCGTTTGCCGTGAACAACACGGTGTTTCCTACGAATCCGAGCAATGCGGACATCGATTCCGTAACGAATAACTTCTTCGTTCTTCCTTGGTCCAACCCGACGTTTCTTCCGATGGGAATCTATTCCGGAGCGGAAGATACGAAGGACTTTATGTATACCGCTCCGATGGAATACATCGCTTCCAACGAAGGAGGAGTGGATAACATTCTCGTTCCCTTGATCGGAAGAGGAACCGTTCAGAATCTCGCGGGCGGAACCGTTCCTTACGTAAAAGGAATCATCACGCAGTATATGCTGAAGGACATCGTGCAAAGAATCGCGCCTAACGTTCTCAATTCTGTCGTGGGCGCGCTTCGAGACGACGGGGTGACGATTCAATTGCCGAGTTATCTGCCCGATCCACTTCGAAATTTTCCTTTGACCGTAAAGATGAAACTGAGAACGGACAGCGTAATCAAACACGACGGGGTCAACAAGGGACTTGTCAGCAATTTGGATCTTTCCTTTTCGAGCAACTACGTGGATCCGCAGGGAAGAGGTTTGAGAAATCAAACCGCAAAAACCGGAATGGTGATCACAAGAAATCCGGCGACTCCGTTTCCTTCCACGTATCAATTTACGCAAAGCAATGCGAATCCGGGATTTCTACTTTCCTTACATTCGGATACGATCTCTCAGGCCGCGTTTCATCTTTGGCAAAGAAGGGGACTGGATATCACGATGAACAAAAGTTTTATCGAAACGATCAACAGTTACTCGGGAGGAAATCCTCTCTTTCAATTGACTACAACCTTACTCAAAGCCTCTCCGATCATAACGATCTTGGCGCCGGGGAGAGAAAAACTACAGGGACTGAACGGATTGAACGCGCTCGCTCCGGCCGCAAAACCCTACGACGATATCGAGATGGTGATGGAACCGGTGCTGGCTCCGAGCGTAAAATTCAAACCGATGACCGGACCGGGGATTCCGAAACTGCGTCTTTATTTTACGGAGATGCAGTTGAAGATCGTCGCGAAAAAACCGGCGAGCTGTAGCGGATTGACGGGAGCCGAGTTGACGGATTGCGGAACGGATACTAGACCGAACGGATACACATACACGTTAGGCGCCGTTCGAATCAGTTTGGCGGCGGACGCGGAGTTTAAGTTTATCACGTTCTCCAATCCGAACAACGATCCTAATTTACAAAACTTGAATGCTCTTCAGGTCGTTCTATCCACGACGAACCTGGATTATACGGTGGAAGTTTTGGAAGGAATCGCGAACAATCCTTTCGGACTCGATCCGGACGGAATCAACAGCGTGATCGAACCATTAGTCACATCGCTCGTCGTTCCTCTTGTCAACAGCATCTTGAAAGAGGTTCCGCTTCCTCCTCAGATCAACTTTCCGAAGCTGAGACATCCAACGAACAACACAGCGTGCGCGATCAACGCGAGAAGCAACGTGATTCAATTCTTCACGTTGGCGACGGAGAATACGTCCGATCCGTATATGTTAGGCGGAATGAGATTTATAGGAGGGGCCGCAAGTGATCCGAGTTCGTTGATCGTTTGTCCTTAA
- a CDS encoding RNA recognition motif domain-containing protein — protein MNIYIGNLAYQATEDDLRKAFESFGEVTSVRIITDKLSGKSRGLAFVEMANKDEGNAAIDGLNGTQIRGREIKVNEALPKKPFPEKSRSRY, from the coding sequence ATGAACATTTATATAGGCAACCTCGCCTATCAGGCAACCGAAGACGATCTTCGTAAGGCTTTCGAGTCTTTTGGAGAAGTAACCTCTGTACGCATCATCACCGATAAACTTTCCGGCAAATCCCGGGGATTAGCATTTGTGGAAATGGCGAACAAGGATGAAGGAAACGCAGCGATTGACGGCTTAAACGGAACACAAATCCGTGGAAGAGAAATCAAAGTAAACGAAGCCCTTCCTAAAAAACCTTTCCCAGAAAAATCTAGATCCAGATATTGA
- a CDS encoding AraC family transcriptional regulator, giving the protein MFLGQIVLPNKVRLNYLLGVLFLGMSILQGSSISILSFSASFLSWLILLHIPALYSVGPVLYGIYKVSTGESFLESAKERILHAILPLTGAFLYFGILFFPGNVPETIRRSFSEKIFPSPLDWVLLPAVIGIAFYVFLVLKSSRDLWRWEVWKAEPTARILSFLAATSLFHLTLGAFFFITKIPDFLILTSGGMGLALCAAYLIGHRNPRFFQKLQEVTQATREKYARSLLVGIDRATLKENLIHLMEKDFLYREEDLGLGDLADELALSTHQVSEFLNQELGKNFSVFVNDYRVAEARSLLTSEPDKSILDIAYSVGFRTKSSFNRAFQKHTGITPSEYRANSAQFIDSVAGPRRNR; this is encoded by the coding sequence ATGTTTCTGGGTCAGATCGTTCTTCCGAATAAGGTCCGGTTGAATTATCTTTTAGGCGTTCTCTTTTTAGGAATGTCCATTCTTCAAGGAAGTTCGATCTCGATTCTTTCCTTTTCCGCTTCGTTTTTATCCTGGTTGATTCTGCTTCATATCCCGGCTCTCTATTCCGTCGGTCCCGTTTTATACGGTATTTATAAGGTAAGCACGGGAGAATCGTTTCTCGAATCCGCAAAGGAAAGAATTCTTCACGCCATTCTTCCTTTAACGGGGGCGTTTCTTTATTTTGGAATTTTATTTTTTCCCGGAAACGTTCCCGAAACGATCCGTAGATCGTTTTCGGAAAAGATTTTTCCAAGTCCTTTGGATTGGGTTTTACTTCCCGCGGTGATCGGAATCGCGTTTTACGTTTTTCTGGTTTTAAAAAGTTCGAGAGATCTTTGGAGATGGGAGGTTTGGAAAGCCGAACCGACCGCGAGAATTCTTTCCTTTTTAGCGGCGACTTCCCTCTTTCATCTTACGCTCGGCGCATTCTTTTTTATCACGAAGATTCCGGACTTTTTGATTCTTACTTCCGGAGGAATGGGCCTCGCTCTTTGCGCTGCGTATTTGATCGGTCATAGAAACCCGCGCTTCTTTCAAAAACTTCAGGAAGTAACGCAGGCCACGCGGGAAAAATATGCGCGTTCTCTTTTGGTCGGGATCGATCGCGCGACCTTAAAGGAAAATCTGATTCATCTTATGGAAAAGGATTTTTTATACAGGGAAGAAGATCTGGGACTCGGAGATCTCGCCGACGAACTCGCTCTTTCCACACATCAGGTTTCCGAGTTTCTCAATCAGGAATTGGGAAAGAATTTTTCCGTCTTTGTAAACGATTACAGGGTCGCCGAAGCCCGCAGTCTTTTGACTTCCGAACCGGATAAGAGTATTTTGGATATCGCCTATTCCGTCGGTTTTAGAACCAAGTCCTCGTTCAACCGGGCGTTTCAAAAACATACCGGAATTACTCCGAGCGAATACCGCGCGAACTCGGCGCAATTTATCGATTCGGTCGCCGGACCGCGTCGGAATCGATAG
- a CDS encoding fatty acid desaturase, with the protein MSALLLAKNEILPSRKPKKWQTLATREKNVKIMRWIRFREKNLRKKFPILNRQNLLGASITFGSAGMMIVTAGLYIAGIIPAWAAIVSNAIFASLLHEIEHDTIHNLYFKDDTKMQDLLFWTVWIFRGNTVSPWYRRMIHTLHHKVSGHKDDIEERLIGNGMKAGLVRFFAMIDGNVSAILNFRKLVKDAPKFKRKEIVSESWPWLVIYYTLWYNFLGLNLIHYGNLFLGSPVQLPFPEFLESARTFLNTAAVVYMLPNWIRQSSIQIVSSNMHYYGDVKGIHEQTQVLNSWLLAPLHLFCFNFGSTHGIHHFVVNQPFYIRQMVAPFVHPAMKRYGIRFNDFESMLRANRYNAEIPQTEQRIA; encoded by the coding sequence ATGAGCGCTCTTCTATTAGCGAAAAATGAAATTCTTCCGAGCAGAAAGCCAAAGAAATGGCAAACCCTGGCGACTCGGGAAAAAAACGTAAAGATCATGCGTTGGATTCGTTTTAGGGAAAAGAATTTAAGAAAAAAATTTCCGATCCTAAACAGACAGAATCTTTTAGGCGCCTCGATCACCTTCGGTTCCGCGGGAATGATGATCGTCACCGCGGGTCTTTATATCGCGGGAATCATTCCGGCTTGGGCCGCAATCGTGTCTAACGCGATCTTTGCTTCCCTTCTTCACGAGATCGAACACGATACGATTCACAATCTTTACTTCAAGGACGATACAAAGATGCAGGATCTTTTGTTCTGGACCGTTTGGATCTTTCGGGGAAACACCGTAAGTCCTTGGTATCGAAGAATGATTCACACCTTACATCACAAGGTTTCCGGTCATAAGGACGATATCGAAGAACGTCTAATCGGCAACGGTATGAAGGCGGGTCTGGTTCGTTTTTTTGCGATGATCGATGGAAACGTTTCCGCGATTCTTAACTTTAGAAAACTCGTCAAAGACGCGCCTAAGTTTAAAAGAAAGGAGATCGTTTCGGAAAGCTGGCCTTGGCTCGTGATCTACTACACTCTTTGGTACAACTTTTTAGGTTTGAATCTGATCCACTACGGAAATTTATTTCTTGGTTCGCCTGTTCAGCTTCCCTTTCCCGAATTTCTGGAATCGGCGCGGACTTTTTTAAACACGGCCGCGGTGGTTTATATGTTGCCGAATTGGATCCGTCAATCCAGCATTCAGATCGTTTCGTCCAACATGCACTACTACGGAGACGTAAAAGGAATCCACGAACAAACCCAGGTCCTGAACTCTTGGCTCCTCGCTCCTTTGCATCTTTTCTGTTTCAACTTCGGAAGCACTCACGGAATCCATCACTTCGTCGTCAATCAACCGTTTTACATCCGTCAGATGGTGGCGCCTTTCGTTCACCCCGCGATGAAACGTTATGGAATTCGGTTTAACGATTTTGAAAGTATGCTTCGGGCCAATCGTTACAACGCGGAAATTCCGCAGACGGAACAACGCATCGCTTGA